Sequence from the Candidatus Neptunochlamydia vexilliferae genome:
CTTTAGCTTGAAGAGCAATTGCATTACAGCCTCGGCTGAAACACTTTTGCGTTTCCAAAAGGGTCTCAAAATCTTTATCAGAAAGGGTCAACTTAAGAGAAATGGTTCGTTTCATACAAGCTATTTTAAACCATGGCTACAAATTAAACAATCTAAAAAGGAGCGATGCTTCCTCCCCTCCCTAAAGGAAGGGGTATCCGCATCGATATTTTGATGAAGGAGACAAAGTCTAACTGGGCCTGTGTTGCAGACACCCTCATGCAGGAGGTCCCCGATATATCTCTAGGCCCAAAAACCTCTGAATGTTTCTATAAAACCCCTGAGCAACTTCTTGACCTGCTATCTTATTACAAGTTTGCGGCTAAACTTATTGGCAAGGACAAACGGATTCTTGATCTGAGCTGTGGGGAAGGACTAGGAACATTCTTAGTCGGTAAAGAGTGTGGGTTTTCGAAAGGAGTTGACTCTGATCAAGAAGCAATCACCCAAGCACAATCTAACTTTAAAGAGCCTTTTGTTGCATTTCAAACAATAGATTCCTTGAGCGAAGAAAAATGGGATGCAACCATTTGCCTTGACTCAGATAAAGCCCTAGAGTCCCTACCAAATATGGCAGACATACTTCTTCCTGAAGGGCTTACCATTATTGGTTCTCCGAATACAGCAGACCAAACCCACAAAGAGCTAGAAGGAGAGGTAAAAAAGTATTTCGAATGTGTCTTTACGTTCTCTACTTCTGACGAGCTTATTAACGCTGGTTACTCCCCTTTTGCTCAATATATTATAGTACTGGGGTGTAAGAAAAAATCATGAAATCCTGTGCAGCAGTTCTCGTAAAGTGTGGGGCCCCTCTTGAAATGATGGATCTTGAAATCCCCACGCTTCAAGAAGGGCAAGTCCTTGTTCAGGTGAAGTATAGTGGCATTTGCCGCTCTCAACTGAATGAAATTAAAGGGCTCAAGGGGCCTGACCATTATCTTCCTCATACGCTAGGTCATGAGGGATCAGGCATTGTTGTCGATCTAGGACCGGGAGTTACAAAAGTAAAAAAAGATCAGCCTGTCATCTTAACCTGGATCAAGGGAGAAGGAATCGATGCGAAAGGGACGGTCTACACTTCAGGAGATCTAAAGGTCAACTCGGGACCGATTAGCACGTTCCTTGAGTATGCGGTCATTGCTGAAAATCGGTTAATCCCCATTGGATCTGAAATCCCTCTCAAAGAAGCCTCTTTATTTGGCTGCGCCATTCCTACAGGGGCAGGGATTGTCCACAACGAGCTGGATATAAAGCCCAATAGTACAGTCGCAATTTTCGGACTAGGTGGGATTGGACTCAGCTCCCTTCTTGCCGCAAGTGCTAAAGGAGCCAAGCAGATTATCGCCATCGACTTAGAGCCTGCTAAGCTCAAGCTTGCACAAGAGCTTGGAGCAACAGATACCCTCCTCTTTAATGGAGACACCCTGAATAATATCCAAACCCTAACCGAAGGGAAAGGGGTCGATTTTGCTGTTGAAGCCGTTGGTAAAAAGGGAGTCATGGAACTAGCATTCCAATCGGTTAAAGATCAGACTGGCCTCTGTGTTCTTGCTGGAAATGTTCCGAAAGATACCAAAATCGAATGTGATCCTTTCAATTTTATTAAAGGAAAGCGACTGATCGGCACTTGGGGAGGACGTGTAAAGCCAGACCGGGATATTCCTTACTTCTTGAAGTCCTTTTTTCCTGGGAACCACCCCCTTGCAAAGTTGATTTCCCATGAATCAACACTGGATGACATCAACACTCTTGTCGACCTACTCGACCAAGGAAAGACCGCACGCACCCTCGTTAGGTTTTAGTTATGACACTTTCTGTCATCATGCCTAACTATAATCACGCAAAGTACCTTTCGGAGTCTTTAGGAGCTATCACCTCTCAATCTTGCTGTGCAACGGAAATCTTATTCATCGATGATGCTTCAACCGATAATAGCATAGAAGTCATTAAGCACTTTCCTCAAATCACCTTACTGCAAAACCCCAAGAACCTCGGTCCTATTGAAACAATGAACCGAGGAATTCAAGAGTCAAATTCTGAGTATATCGCATTTTGTTCTGCCGATGATATTATTCTTCCCGGATTTTTTGAAAAAGCGATCACATTCCTTAACAATCATCCTGAAATTGGTCTGTGTTCGGGAAAAACCTGCCATTTTAAAAATACCGCATCGGACCAGCTGATTCCTCAAAGAATGCCCCTAGGAAATAAACCTCGTAGTTTTGATGCGCAAACCCTTCCAAAAATTTTCAAGAAAACAACCTACTTTATCCATACCACTTGTGCCATTTTCCGACGCAAGCACCTTCTCGAATTTGGTGGGCTTAATCCAAAACTTCTGAGCCTGAGTGATTGGTATCTCAATTGCCAAATTGCGCTCAAGTATGGTGCTGCTTATCTCCCCCATTACTTTGCTGCTTTCCGCCTCCATGATGAGTCCTACTCAAAAAAACTAAAAGCTTCTCCAAAGCAAGAAGAGATGTTTCACGCTTTGATGGAAGAAATCAAAGAGACAGGCCCCGAGTGGGAAAAGCTCGTTAAAAAAACAGGGCTCCTTGCTCATGCCGGAGTCCGAATGGTCCTTTTCTTAGCAAAACATCCCGAATATCGTTCCTACTTCCCTCGTGCCTTCCTAAAAAAATGTCAGTTTCACTGGAGTTTTCTCCGAAAAGGAAAGATGTAAATCCCGATTTAGGGTCCGCCAAGGTATAAACGCTACAGTTTGACTCAGCGAGACGCAGCAAAATTGAGCTGAATGAGGAGCATCATTCCCAATAGGGAAGGGCGACGAAGAAGCTTAATTTGGCAAAGTCACAGCCAGTCAAATTGTAGCATTTATCCCTTGGCGGACCCTTACATCGGGTTGTCTTCAAGCATTTGGAGATCTTTATAGTAGGTCATGAGATCGCGGAAACGGGCTGCATCTTCGAAACGAAGCTCTTTGGCCGCTTGCTTCATCTCTTTTTCACATGCAGCCATACGGTCTCGAATTTCTTTGGGGTCAAGGGGCGTTGGTTTATCCTCCTTTTCCCCTTCTGCAGCCTTGTACTCGTGGAAGGCTTCGGAAAGATCTTCCGCAAGCTCTTTTCTAACCGTTTTAGGGGTAATTCCATGAGCACGGTTGTGTTCTTCCTGAATCTTCCGTCTTTCAGCAGTGATACGGAGAGTACTTTGGATCGACTGTGTCTCTTTGTCTGCATACATAATCACACGCCCTTCGCTGTTACGAGCAGCGCGACCACAGGTTTGGATGAGGGAGGTTTCACTCCGTAAGAAACCTTCCTTGTCAGCATCAAGGATGGCAACCAGGGAAACTTCAGGAATATCTAGTCCCTCCCGCAGGAGGTTAATGCCAACGAGAACATCAAACACTCCCTTACGGAGGTCCTTGATAATCTGCACCCGTTCTAAGGTGTCGATGTCAGAGTGAAGATATTTGGCTTTGACCCCGATTTCCTTAAGATACTTAGAGAGGTCTTCAGAGAGTTTTTTGGTGAGGGTGGTGACAAGAACCCGCCCCCCTTTTTCGGTTTCGATCCGGATTTCATCGAGGCAATCGTCCACTTGGTTGGTTGCAGGACGCACTTCAATGGTGG
This genomic interval carries:
- a CDS encoding class I SAM-dependent methyltransferase, whose amino-acid sequence is MLPPLPKGRGIRIDILMKETKSNWACVADTLMQEVPDISLGPKTSECFYKTPEQLLDLLSYYKFAAKLIGKDKRILDLSCGEGLGTFLVGKECGFSKGVDSDQEAITQAQSNFKEPFVAFQTIDSLSEEKWDATICLDSDKALESLPNMADILLPEGLTIIGSPNTADQTHKELEGEVKKYFECVFTFSTSDELINAGYSPFAQYIIVLGCKKKS
- a CDS encoding zinc-binding dehydrogenase, producing MKSCAAVLVKCGAPLEMMDLEIPTLQEGQVLVQVKYSGICRSQLNEIKGLKGPDHYLPHTLGHEGSGIVVDLGPGVTKVKKDQPVILTWIKGEGIDAKGTVYTSGDLKVNSGPISTFLEYAVIAENRLIPIGSEIPLKEASLFGCAIPTGAGIVHNELDIKPNSTVAIFGLGGIGLSSLLAASAKGAKQIIAIDLEPAKLKLAQELGATDTLLFNGDTLNNIQTLTEGKGVDFAVEAVGKKGVMELAFQSVKDQTGLCVLAGNVPKDTKIECDPFNFIKGKRLIGTWGGRVKPDRDIPYFLKSFFPGNHPLAKLISHESTLDDINTLVDLLDQGKTARTLVRF
- a CDS encoding glycosyltransferase family 2 protein, which produces MTLSVIMPNYNHAKYLSESLGAITSQSCCATEILFIDDASTDNSIEVIKHFPQITLLQNPKNLGPIETMNRGIQESNSEYIAFCSADDIILPGFFEKAITFLNNHPEIGLCSGKTCHFKNTASDQLIPQRMPLGNKPRSFDAQTLPKIFKKTTYFIHTTCAIFRRKHLLEFGGLNPKLLSLSDWYLNCQIALKYGAAYLPHYFAAFRLHDESYSKKLKASPKQEEMFHALMEEIKETGPEWEKLVKKTGLLAHAGVRMVLFLAKHPEYRSYFPRAFLKKCQFHWSFLRKGKM